One Sciurus carolinensis chromosome 10, mSciCar1.2, whole genome shotgun sequence genomic window carries:
- the Ythdc1 gene encoding YTH domain-containing protein 1 isoform X3, which yields MAADSREEKDGELNVLDDILTEVPEQDDELYNPESEQDKNEKKGSKRKSDRIESTDTKRQKPSVHSRQLISKPLSSSVSNNKRIVSTKGKSVTEYKNEEYQRSERNKRLDADRKIRLSSSTSREPYKSQPEKTCLRKRDPERRGKSPTPDGSERIGLEVDRRASRSSQSSKEEVNSEEYGSDHETGSSGSSDEQGNNTENEEEGVEEDVEEDEEVEEDAEEDEEVDEDGEEEEEEEEEEEEEEEEEEEEEYEQDERDQKEEGNDYDTRSEASDSGSESVSFTDGSVRSGSGTDGSDEKKKERKRARGISPIVFDRSGSSASESYADQTSKLKYVLQDARFFLIKSNNHENVSLAKAKGVWSTLPVNEKKLNVAFRSARSVILIFSVRESGKFQGFARLSSESHHGGSPIHWVLPAGMSAKMLGGVFKIDWICRRELPFTKSAHLTNPWNEHKPVKIGRDGQEIELECGTQLCLLFPPDESIDLYQVIHKMRHKRRMHSQPRSRGRPSRREPVRDVGRRRPEDYDIHNSRKKPRIDYPPEFHQRPGYLKDPRYQEVDSFTNLIPNRRFSGVRRDVFLNGSYNDYVREFHNMGPPPPWQGMPPYPGMEQPPHHPYYQHHAPPPQAHPPYSGHHPVPHEARYRDKRVHDYDMRVDDFLRRTQAVVSGRRSRPRERERERERDRPRDNRRDRERDRGRDRERERERLCDRDRDRGERGRYRR from the exons ATGGAGAACTTAATGTTCTAGATGATATTTTAACTGAAGTACCAGAACAGGATGATGAACTTTATAATCCAGAGAGTGAAcaagataaaaatgagaaaaagg gatcAAAAAGGAAAAGTGACCGGATCGAATCTACTGACACAAAACGACAAAAGCCTTCTGTCCATTCAAGACAATTGATTTCTAAACCCCTAAGCTCATCTGTTAGCAATAACAAAAGAATAGTTAGTACTAAAGGAAAGTCAGTCACAGAGTATAAAAATGAGGAATATCAAAGATCTGAAAGAAACAAGCGTCTAGATGCTGATCGAAAAATTCGTCTATCAAGCAGTACCTCCAGAGAACCTTATAAGAGTCAACCTGAAAAAACTTGTCTACGGAAAAGGGATCCTGAAAGGAGAGGCAAATCTCCTACACCAGATGGTTCTGAG AGAATTGGGCTTGAAGTTGATAGACGTGCAAGCCGATCCAGTCAATCTTCTAAGGAAGAAGTGAACTCTGAAGAATATGGCTCCGACCATGAGACCGGCAGCAGTGGTTCTTCTGATGAGCAAGGCAATAACACTGAAAATGAGGAGGAAGGAGTAGAAGAAGATgtagaggaagatgaagaggtagaagaagatgcagaggaagatgaggaggtGGATGaagatggagaggaggaggaggaggaagaagaggaggaggaggaagaggaggaggaggaggaagaggaggaatatGAACAGGATGAGAGAGaccagaaagaagagggaaatgatTATGACACTCGAAGTGAGGCCAGTGACTCTGGTTCTGAATCTGTTTCCTTTACAGATGGTTCTGTCAGATCTGGCTCAGGCACAGATGGATCAG atgagaaaaagaaggaaagaaagagagctaGAGGCATATCACCAATTGTTTTTGATAGAAGTGGAAGCTCTGCATCAGAGTCATATGCAG atCAAACCAGTAAACTCAAATATGTACTTCAGGATGCAAGATTTTTCCTCATAAAGAGTAACAACCATGAGAATGTGTCTCTTGCAAAAGCTAAG GGTGTGTGGTCCACGCTCcctgtaaatgagaaaaaattaaatgttgcATTCAGATCCGCACGGagtgttattttaatattttctgtcaGAGAAAGTGGAAAGTTTCAag GGTTTGCAAGACTTTCTTCAGAATCACATCATGGAGGATCTCCTATACACTGGGTGCTTCCAGCAGGAATGAGTGCTAAGATGCTGGGAGGTGTCTTTAAAATTGACTGGATTTGCAG gCGTGAATTACCCTTCACTAAGTCAGCTCATCTTACCAATCCTTGGAATGAACATAAGCCAGTAAAGATTGGACGTGATGGAcag GAAATTGAACTTGAATGTGGAACCCAGCTTTGTCTTCTATTTCCCCCCGATGAAAGTATTGACTTGTATCAGGTCATTCATAAAATGCGTCACAAGAGAAGAATGCATTCTCAGCCCAGATCAAGAGGACGTCCATCCCGTCGAGAACCAGTCCGGGATGTGGGAAG GCGTCGACCAGAAGATTATGATATTCATAACAGCAGAAAGAAACCAAGGATTGACTATCCCCCTGAGTTTCACCAGAGACCAg GGTATTTAAAGGATCCACGATACCAGGAAGTGGACAG TTTCACAAATCTTATTCCCAACAGACGATTTTCAGGAGTTCGCCGAGATGTGTTTTTAAATGGG tcCTACAATGATTATGTGAGGGAATTTCATAACATGGGACCACCACCACCGTGGCAAGGAATG cCCCCTTATCCTGGAATGGAACAGCCTCCACACCATCCTTACTATCAACACCATGCTCCACCTCCTCAAGCCCATCCCCCGTACTCAGGACATCATCCAGTACCACATGAAGCAAGATACAGAGATAAACGAGTA CATGATTATGATATGAGAGTGGATGATTTCCTTCGTCGCACACAAGCTGTTGTCAGTGGTCGGAGAAGTAGACCCCGTGAAAGAGAGCGGGAGCGAGAACGAGACCGCCCTAGAGATAACAGAAGAGACAGAGAGCGAGATAGAGGACGTGAtcgagaaagagaaagagagcgaTTATGTGATCGGGACAGAGACCGAGGGGAGAGAGGTCGATATCGAAGATAA
- the Ythdc1 gene encoding YTH domain-containing protein 1 isoform X1, translated as MAADSREEKDGELNVLDDILTEVPEQDDELYNPESEQDKNEKKGSKRKSDRIESTDTKRQKPSVHSRQLISKPLSSSVSNNKRIVSTKGKSVTEYKNEEYQRSERNKRLDADRKIRLSSSTSREPYKSQPEKTCLRKRDPERRGKSPTPDGSERIGLEVDRRASRSSQSSKEEVNSEEYGSDHETGSSGSSDEQGNNTENEEEGVEEDVEEDEEVEEDAEEDEEVDEDGEEEEEEEEEEEEEEEEEEEEEYEQDERDQKEEGNDYDTRSEASDSGSESVSFTDGSVRSGSGTDGSDEKKKERKRARGISPIVFDRSGSSASESYAGSEKKHEKLSSSVRAVRKDQTSKLKYVLQDARFFLIKSNNHENVSLAKAKGVWSTLPVNEKKLNVAFRSARSVILIFSVRESGKFQGFARLSSESHHGGSPIHWVLPAGMSAKMLGGVFKIDWICRRELPFTKSAHLTNPWNEHKPVKIGRDGQEIELECGTQLCLLFPPDESIDLYQVIHKMRHKRRMHSQPRSRGRPSRREPVRDVGRRRPEDYDIHNSRKKPRIDYPPEFHQRPGYLKDPRYQEVDSFTNLIPNRRFSGVRRDVFLNGSYNDYVREFHNMGPPPPWQGMPPYPGMEQPPHHPYYQHHAPPPQAHPPYSGHHPVPHEARYRDKRVHDYDMRVDDFLRRTQAVVSGRRSRPRERERERERDRPRDNRRDRERDRGRDRERERERLCDRDRDRGERGRYRR; from the exons ATGGAGAACTTAATGTTCTAGATGATATTTTAACTGAAGTACCAGAACAGGATGATGAACTTTATAATCCAGAGAGTGAAcaagataaaaatgagaaaaagg gatcAAAAAGGAAAAGTGACCGGATCGAATCTACTGACACAAAACGACAAAAGCCTTCTGTCCATTCAAGACAATTGATTTCTAAACCCCTAAGCTCATCTGTTAGCAATAACAAAAGAATAGTTAGTACTAAAGGAAAGTCAGTCACAGAGTATAAAAATGAGGAATATCAAAGATCTGAAAGAAACAAGCGTCTAGATGCTGATCGAAAAATTCGTCTATCAAGCAGTACCTCCAGAGAACCTTATAAGAGTCAACCTGAAAAAACTTGTCTACGGAAAAGGGATCCTGAAAGGAGAGGCAAATCTCCTACACCAGATGGTTCTGAG AGAATTGGGCTTGAAGTTGATAGACGTGCAAGCCGATCCAGTCAATCTTCTAAGGAAGAAGTGAACTCTGAAGAATATGGCTCCGACCATGAGACCGGCAGCAGTGGTTCTTCTGATGAGCAAGGCAATAACACTGAAAATGAGGAGGAAGGAGTAGAAGAAGATgtagaggaagatgaagaggtagaagaagatgcagaggaagatgaggaggtGGATGaagatggagaggaggaggaggaggaagaagaggaggaggaggaagaggaggaggaggaggaagaggaggaatatGAACAGGATGAGAGAGaccagaaagaagagggaaatgatTATGACACTCGAAGTGAGGCCAGTGACTCTGGTTCTGAATCTGTTTCCTTTACAGATGGTTCTGTCAGATCTGGCTCAGGCACAGATGGATCAG atgagaaaaagaaggaaagaaagagagctaGAGGCATATCACCAATTGTTTTTGATAGAAGTGGAAGCTCTGCATCAGAGTCATATGCAG GTTCAGAAAAGAAGCATGAGAAATTATCATCTTCCGTTCGTGCTGTCCGAAAAG atCAAACCAGTAAACTCAAATATGTACTTCAGGATGCAAGATTTTTCCTCATAAAGAGTAACAACCATGAGAATGTGTCTCTTGCAAAAGCTAAG GGTGTGTGGTCCACGCTCcctgtaaatgagaaaaaattaaatgttgcATTCAGATCCGCACGGagtgttattttaatattttctgtcaGAGAAAGTGGAAAGTTTCAag GGTTTGCAAGACTTTCTTCAGAATCACATCATGGAGGATCTCCTATACACTGGGTGCTTCCAGCAGGAATGAGTGCTAAGATGCTGGGAGGTGTCTTTAAAATTGACTGGATTTGCAG gCGTGAATTACCCTTCACTAAGTCAGCTCATCTTACCAATCCTTGGAATGAACATAAGCCAGTAAAGATTGGACGTGATGGAcag GAAATTGAACTTGAATGTGGAACCCAGCTTTGTCTTCTATTTCCCCCCGATGAAAGTATTGACTTGTATCAGGTCATTCATAAAATGCGTCACAAGAGAAGAATGCATTCTCAGCCCAGATCAAGAGGACGTCCATCCCGTCGAGAACCAGTCCGGGATGTGGGAAG GCGTCGACCAGAAGATTATGATATTCATAACAGCAGAAAGAAACCAAGGATTGACTATCCCCCTGAGTTTCACCAGAGACCAg GGTATTTAAAGGATCCACGATACCAGGAAGTGGACAG TTTCACAAATCTTATTCCCAACAGACGATTTTCAGGAGTTCGCCGAGATGTGTTTTTAAATGGG tcCTACAATGATTATGTGAGGGAATTTCATAACATGGGACCACCACCACCGTGGCAAGGAATG cCCCCTTATCCTGGAATGGAACAGCCTCCACACCATCCTTACTATCAACACCATGCTCCACCTCCTCAAGCCCATCCCCCGTACTCAGGACATCATCCAGTACCACATGAAGCAAGATACAGAGATAAACGAGTA CATGATTATGATATGAGAGTGGATGATTTCCTTCGTCGCACACAAGCTGTTGTCAGTGGTCGGAGAAGTAGACCCCGTGAAAGAGAGCGGGAGCGAGAACGAGACCGCCCTAGAGATAACAGAAGAGACAGAGAGCGAGATAGAGGACGTGAtcgagaaagagaaagagagcgaTTATGTGATCGGGACAGAGACCGAGGGGAGAGAGGTCGATATCGAAGATAA
- the Ythdc1 gene encoding YTH domain-containing protein 1 isoform X2 produces MAADSREEKDGELNVLDDILTEVPEQDDELYNPESEQDKNEKKGSKRKSDRIESTDTKRQKPSVHSRQLISKPLSSSVSNNKRIVSTKGKSVTEYKNEEYQRSERNKRLDADRKIRLSSSTSREPYKSQPEKTCLRKRDPERRGKSPTPDGSERIGLEVDRRASRSSQSSKEEVNSEEYGSDHETGSSGSSDEQGNNTENEEEGVEEDVEEDEEVEEDAEEDEEVDEDGEEEEEEEEEEEEEEEEEEEEEYEQDERDQKEEGNDYDTRSEASDSGSESVSFTDGSVRSGSGTDGSDEKKKERKRARGISPIVFDRSGSSASESYAGSEKKHEKLSSSVRAVRKDQTSKLKYVLQDARFFLIKSNNHENVSLAKAKGVWSTLPVNEKKLNVAFRSARSVILIFSVRESGKFQGFARLSSESHHGGSPIHWVLPAGMSAKMLGGVFKIDWICRRELPFTKSAHLTNPWNEHKPVKIGRDGQEIELECGTQLCLLFPPDESIDLYQVIHKMRHKRRMHSQPRSRGRPSRREPVRDVGRRRPEDYDIHNSRKKPRIDYPPEFHQRPGYLKDPRYQEVDRRFSGVRRDVFLNGSYNDYVREFHNMGPPPPWQGMPPYPGMEQPPHHPYYQHHAPPPQAHPPYSGHHPVPHEARYRDKRVHDYDMRVDDFLRRTQAVVSGRRSRPRERERERERDRPRDNRRDRERDRGRDRERERERLCDRDRDRGERGRYRR; encoded by the exons ATGGAGAACTTAATGTTCTAGATGATATTTTAACTGAAGTACCAGAACAGGATGATGAACTTTATAATCCAGAGAGTGAAcaagataaaaatgagaaaaagg gatcAAAAAGGAAAAGTGACCGGATCGAATCTACTGACACAAAACGACAAAAGCCTTCTGTCCATTCAAGACAATTGATTTCTAAACCCCTAAGCTCATCTGTTAGCAATAACAAAAGAATAGTTAGTACTAAAGGAAAGTCAGTCACAGAGTATAAAAATGAGGAATATCAAAGATCTGAAAGAAACAAGCGTCTAGATGCTGATCGAAAAATTCGTCTATCAAGCAGTACCTCCAGAGAACCTTATAAGAGTCAACCTGAAAAAACTTGTCTACGGAAAAGGGATCCTGAAAGGAGAGGCAAATCTCCTACACCAGATGGTTCTGAG AGAATTGGGCTTGAAGTTGATAGACGTGCAAGCCGATCCAGTCAATCTTCTAAGGAAGAAGTGAACTCTGAAGAATATGGCTCCGACCATGAGACCGGCAGCAGTGGTTCTTCTGATGAGCAAGGCAATAACACTGAAAATGAGGAGGAAGGAGTAGAAGAAGATgtagaggaagatgaagaggtagaagaagatgcagaggaagatgaggaggtGGATGaagatggagaggaggaggaggaggaagaagaggaggaggaggaagaggaggaggaggaggaagaggaggaatatGAACAGGATGAGAGAGaccagaaagaagagggaaatgatTATGACACTCGAAGTGAGGCCAGTGACTCTGGTTCTGAATCTGTTTCCTTTACAGATGGTTCTGTCAGATCTGGCTCAGGCACAGATGGATCAG atgagaaaaagaaggaaagaaagagagctaGAGGCATATCACCAATTGTTTTTGATAGAAGTGGAAGCTCTGCATCAGAGTCATATGCAG GTTCAGAAAAGAAGCATGAGAAATTATCATCTTCCGTTCGTGCTGTCCGAAAAG atCAAACCAGTAAACTCAAATATGTACTTCAGGATGCAAGATTTTTCCTCATAAAGAGTAACAACCATGAGAATGTGTCTCTTGCAAAAGCTAAG GGTGTGTGGTCCACGCTCcctgtaaatgagaaaaaattaaatgttgcATTCAGATCCGCACGGagtgttattttaatattttctgtcaGAGAAAGTGGAAAGTTTCAag GGTTTGCAAGACTTTCTTCAGAATCACATCATGGAGGATCTCCTATACACTGGGTGCTTCCAGCAGGAATGAGTGCTAAGATGCTGGGAGGTGTCTTTAAAATTGACTGGATTTGCAG gCGTGAATTACCCTTCACTAAGTCAGCTCATCTTACCAATCCTTGGAATGAACATAAGCCAGTAAAGATTGGACGTGATGGAcag GAAATTGAACTTGAATGTGGAACCCAGCTTTGTCTTCTATTTCCCCCCGATGAAAGTATTGACTTGTATCAGGTCATTCATAAAATGCGTCACAAGAGAAGAATGCATTCTCAGCCCAGATCAAGAGGACGTCCATCCCGTCGAGAACCAGTCCGGGATGTGGGAAG GCGTCGACCAGAAGATTATGATATTCATAACAGCAGAAAGAAACCAAGGATTGACTATCCCCCTGAGTTTCACCAGAGACCAg GGTATTTAAAGGATCCACGATACCAGGAAGTGGACAG ACGATTTTCAGGAGTTCGCCGAGATGTGTTTTTAAATGGG tcCTACAATGATTATGTGAGGGAATTTCATAACATGGGACCACCACCACCGTGGCAAGGAATG cCCCCTTATCCTGGAATGGAACAGCCTCCACACCATCCTTACTATCAACACCATGCTCCACCTCCTCAAGCCCATCCCCCGTACTCAGGACATCATCCAGTACCACATGAAGCAAGATACAGAGATAAACGAGTA CATGATTATGATATGAGAGTGGATGATTTCCTTCGTCGCACACAAGCTGTTGTCAGTGGTCGGAGAAGTAGACCCCGTGAAAGAGAGCGGGAGCGAGAACGAGACCGCCCTAGAGATAACAGAAGAGACAGAGAGCGAGATAGAGGACGTGAtcgagaaagagaaagagagcgaTTATGTGATCGGGACAGAGACCGAGGGGAGAGAGGTCGATATCGAAGATAA
- the Ythdc1 gene encoding YTH domain-containing protein 1 isoform X4, with translation MAADSREEKDGELNVLDDILTEVPEQDDELYNPESEQDKNEKKGSKRKSDRIESTDTKRQKPSVHSRQLISKPLSSSVSNNKRIVSTKGKSVTEYKNEEYQRSERNKRLDADRKIRLSSSTSREPYKSQPEKTCLRKRDPERRGKSPTPDGSERIGLEVDRRASRSSQSSKEEVNSEEYGSDHETGSSGSSDEQGNNTENEEEGVEEDVEEDEEVEEDAEEDEEVDEDGEEEEEEEEEEEEEEEEEEEEEYEQDERDQKEEGNDYDTRSEASDSGSESVSFTDGSVRSGSGTDGSDEKKKERKRARGISPIVFDRSGSSASESYADQTSKLKYVLQDARFFLIKSNNHENVSLAKAKGVWSTLPVNEKKLNVAFRSARSVILIFSVRESGKFQGFARLSSESHHGGSPIHWVLPAGMSAKMLGGVFKIDWICRRELPFTKSAHLTNPWNEHKPVKIGRDGQEIELECGTQLCLLFPPDESIDLYQVIHKMRHKRRMHSQPRSRGRPSRREPVRDVGRRRPEDYDIHNSRKKPRIDYPPEFHQRPGYLKDPRYQEVDRRFSGVRRDVFLNGSYNDYVREFHNMGPPPPWQGMPPYPGMEQPPHHPYYQHHAPPPQAHPPYSGHHPVPHEARYRDKRVHDYDMRVDDFLRRTQAVVSGRRSRPRERERERERDRPRDNRRDRERDRGRDRERERERLCDRDRDRGERGRYRR, from the exons ATGGAGAACTTAATGTTCTAGATGATATTTTAACTGAAGTACCAGAACAGGATGATGAACTTTATAATCCAGAGAGTGAAcaagataaaaatgagaaaaagg gatcAAAAAGGAAAAGTGACCGGATCGAATCTACTGACACAAAACGACAAAAGCCTTCTGTCCATTCAAGACAATTGATTTCTAAACCCCTAAGCTCATCTGTTAGCAATAACAAAAGAATAGTTAGTACTAAAGGAAAGTCAGTCACAGAGTATAAAAATGAGGAATATCAAAGATCTGAAAGAAACAAGCGTCTAGATGCTGATCGAAAAATTCGTCTATCAAGCAGTACCTCCAGAGAACCTTATAAGAGTCAACCTGAAAAAACTTGTCTACGGAAAAGGGATCCTGAAAGGAGAGGCAAATCTCCTACACCAGATGGTTCTGAG AGAATTGGGCTTGAAGTTGATAGACGTGCAAGCCGATCCAGTCAATCTTCTAAGGAAGAAGTGAACTCTGAAGAATATGGCTCCGACCATGAGACCGGCAGCAGTGGTTCTTCTGATGAGCAAGGCAATAACACTGAAAATGAGGAGGAAGGAGTAGAAGAAGATgtagaggaagatgaagaggtagaagaagatgcagaggaagatgaggaggtGGATGaagatggagaggaggaggaggaggaagaagaggaggaggaggaagaggaggaggaggaggaagaggaggaatatGAACAGGATGAGAGAGaccagaaagaagagggaaatgatTATGACACTCGAAGTGAGGCCAGTGACTCTGGTTCTGAATCTGTTTCCTTTACAGATGGTTCTGTCAGATCTGGCTCAGGCACAGATGGATCAG atgagaaaaagaaggaaagaaagagagctaGAGGCATATCACCAATTGTTTTTGATAGAAGTGGAAGCTCTGCATCAGAGTCATATGCAG atCAAACCAGTAAACTCAAATATGTACTTCAGGATGCAAGATTTTTCCTCATAAAGAGTAACAACCATGAGAATGTGTCTCTTGCAAAAGCTAAG GGTGTGTGGTCCACGCTCcctgtaaatgagaaaaaattaaatgttgcATTCAGATCCGCACGGagtgttattttaatattttctgtcaGAGAAAGTGGAAAGTTTCAag GGTTTGCAAGACTTTCTTCAGAATCACATCATGGAGGATCTCCTATACACTGGGTGCTTCCAGCAGGAATGAGTGCTAAGATGCTGGGAGGTGTCTTTAAAATTGACTGGATTTGCAG gCGTGAATTACCCTTCACTAAGTCAGCTCATCTTACCAATCCTTGGAATGAACATAAGCCAGTAAAGATTGGACGTGATGGAcag GAAATTGAACTTGAATGTGGAACCCAGCTTTGTCTTCTATTTCCCCCCGATGAAAGTATTGACTTGTATCAGGTCATTCATAAAATGCGTCACAAGAGAAGAATGCATTCTCAGCCCAGATCAAGAGGACGTCCATCCCGTCGAGAACCAGTCCGGGATGTGGGAAG GCGTCGACCAGAAGATTATGATATTCATAACAGCAGAAAGAAACCAAGGATTGACTATCCCCCTGAGTTTCACCAGAGACCAg GGTATTTAAAGGATCCACGATACCAGGAAGTGGACAG ACGATTTTCAGGAGTTCGCCGAGATGTGTTTTTAAATGGG tcCTACAATGATTATGTGAGGGAATTTCATAACATGGGACCACCACCACCGTGGCAAGGAATG cCCCCTTATCCTGGAATGGAACAGCCTCCACACCATCCTTACTATCAACACCATGCTCCACCTCCTCAAGCCCATCCCCCGTACTCAGGACATCATCCAGTACCACATGAAGCAAGATACAGAGATAAACGAGTA CATGATTATGATATGAGAGTGGATGATTTCCTTCGTCGCACACAAGCTGTTGTCAGTGGTCGGAGAAGTAGACCCCGTGAAAGAGAGCGGGAGCGAGAACGAGACCGCCCTAGAGATAACAGAAGAGACAGAGAGCGAGATAGAGGACGTGAtcgagaaagagaaagagagcgaTTATGTGATCGGGACAGAGACCGAGGGGAGAGAGGTCGATATCGAAGATAA